In the Populus trichocarpa isolate Nisqually-1 chromosome 1, P.trichocarpa_v4.1, whole genome shotgun sequence genome, one interval contains:
- the LOC7487004 gene encoding DNA-directed RNA polymerase V subunit 1-like translates to MDEIPQSSIFEGEITGIRFGLASQKEICTASISDCPISHSIQLTNPFLGLPLEFGKCESCGTSEPGQCEGHFGYIDLPVPIYHPSHISELKRMLSLLCLKCLKLKRNKIQIKSNGVAERLLSCCEAYK, encoded by the exons ATGGATGAAATTCCTCAATCAAGCATTTTTGAAGGGGAGATAACAGGAATCAGATTTGGTTTGGCATCTCAGAAGGAAATC TGTACAGCATCAATCAGTGATTGCCCCATTAGCCATTCCATTCAGCTGACTAATCCCTTCCTTGGCTTGCCACTTGAATTTGGAAAATGTGAATCTTGTGGCACTTCTGAACCAGGACAATGTGAAG GTCATTTTGGATACATCGACTTGCCGGTTCCGATATATCATCCTAGCCACATTAGTGAATTGAAGCGAATGTTGAGCTTGTTATGTTTGAAgtgcttaaaattaaaaaggaacaaG ATTCAAATCAAGAGCAATGGTGTTGCTGAACGGTTGCTTTCATGCTGCGAG GCATACAAATAA